A section of the Papio anubis isolate 15944 chromosome 2, Panubis1.0, whole genome shotgun sequence genome encodes:
- the RPL39L gene encoding 60S ribosomal protein L39-like isoform X2, protein MSSHKTFTIKRFLAKKQKQNRPIPQWIHMMKPGNKVRYNSKRRHWRRTKLGL, encoded by the coding sequence ATGTCTTCTCACAAGACTTTCACCATTAAGCGATTCCtggccaagaaacaaaagcaaaatcgtCCCATCCCCCAGTGGATTCACATGATGAAACCTGGTAATAAAGTCAGGTACAACTCCAAAAGGAGACACTGGAGAAGAACCAAGCTGGGTCTATAA